A region from the Vicia villosa cultivar HV-30 ecotype Madison, WI linkage group LG3, Vvil1.0, whole genome shotgun sequence genome encodes:
- the LOC131655472 gene encoding uncharacterized protein LOC131655472 translates to MAQYSGSGTNVRAENAFSLISSGSQSGIEPTCMCGSIAVIRLVKKKGRNLGKLFWGYIYFKDEHDNVGCNFFMWYENQQSDEGKPETPPNAFLMCFKCDKKEVQIKMLMKDDTYNKEMMNNVLKMLKMLFYAMICLILIIVVLICMLFKNR, encoded by the exons ATGGCTCAATACAGTGGCAGTGGAACAAATGTGAGAGCTGAGAACGCCTTTTCGCTAATTTCAAGTGGATCCCAATCAGGAATCGAACCAACATGCATGTGTGGATCCATAGCTGTGATACGTTTAGTTAAGAAGAAAGGAAGGAACTTGGGTAAGCTTTTTTGGGGCTACATATACTTTAAG GATGAACATGATAATGTTGGCTGCAATTTCTTTATGTGGTATGAAAACCAACAAAGTGATGAAGGCAAACCAGAGACACCACCAAATGCATTCTTAATGTGTTTCAAATGTGATAAAAAGGAGGTACAAAttaagatgcttatgaaggaTGACACATACAATAAGGAGATGATGAATAACGTCTTAAAGATGTTGAAGATGCTTTTTTATGCCATGATATGTTTAATTCTGATTATTGTAGTGTTGATTTGTATGTTGTTTAAAAATAGGTGA